A genome region from Blautia coccoides includes the following:
- a CDS encoding FtsW/RodA/SpoVE family cell cycle protein, translated as MAVNVAKKAGTAKKRKRGQPVGRFANRVRYYDFNLVAVVLLLTCFGLVMLYSTSSYLAQVKRGSDMAYFGKQALISAVSIGFALWISRFDYHVLFHLSPFIYVVSMILMCLVPTPLGVTVNGAKRWLKFGPSWTQFQPSEIAKIAVITFIPCLIIKIGRKIKQWQSMVLLLAVGGVLALGAFLLTDNLSTGIIIGAITVLLIFMAHPKMKPFLIGGAIVGGVLVAVIIILHMTLGSGAGSIEDFRLRRIMVWLQPEQYSKDGGYQIMQALYAIGSGGFFGKGLGNSVQKLGPVPEAQNDMIFSIICEELGVFGGMIVLALFGYLLYRLFFIAQNAPDLYGSMIVSGIFFHIALQVILNICVVINLIPTTGITLPFVSYGGTSILFLMIEMGIALSVSKQIKFET; from the coding sequence ATGGCAGTAAATGTGGCTAAAAAAGCCGGAACAGCAAAAAAGAGAAAAAGAGGCCAGCCTGTAGGCCGGTTCGCAAACAGAGTGCGCTACTATGATTTTAATCTGGTAGCTGTTGTGTTGCTTCTCACATGCTTTGGACTGGTAATGCTTTATAGTACCAGTTCCTATCTGGCACAGGTGAAGAGAGGCAGTGATATGGCTTACTTTGGAAAACAGGCGCTCATCAGCGCAGTCAGCATAGGATTTGCACTGTGGATTTCCAGATTTGACTATCATGTGCTGTTTCACCTGTCTCCGTTTATTTATGTGGTGTCCATGATCCTTATGTGTCTGGTGCCGACACCCTTAGGTGTCACGGTCAACGGCGCAAAGCGATGGCTGAAGTTCGGCCCTTCATGGACGCAGTTCCAGCCTTCTGAGATCGCAAAGATAGCTGTCATCACCTTCATCCCCTGTCTGATTATCAAGATTGGGCGGAAGATAAAGCAGTGGCAGTCCATGGTCCTGCTTCTGGCAGTGGGCGGTGTGCTTGCTCTGGGCGCTTTCCTCTTGACAGATAACCTAAGTACAGGTATTATAATCGGAGCCATCACTGTTTTACTGATCTTTATGGCCCATCCTAAAATGAAGCCGTTTCTGATCGGAGGAGCTATAGTGGGCGGTGTGCTGGTGGCTGTGATCATTATCCTGCATATGACGCTGGGAAGCGGAGCGGGCAGCATTGAGGACTTCCGTCTTCGCCGGATCATGGTATGGCTGCAGCCTGAGCAGTATTCCAAGGACGGCGGCTACCAGATCATGCAGGCGCTGTATGCTATCGGCTCCGGAGGATTTTTCGGAAAAGGGCTGGGCAACAGTGTACAGAAATTGGGACCTGTTCCTGAGGCACAGAATGATATGATTTTTTCTATCATCTGTGAAGAGCTTGGCGTGTTTGGCGGGATGATTGTACTGGCGCTGTTTGGATACCTTTTATACCGGTTGTTTTTCATCGCTCAGAATGCACCGGATCTGTACGGTTCCATGATCGTCAGCGGGATATTTTTCCATATCGCCCTTCAGGTTATCTTGAACATCTGTGTGGTCATCAACCTGATCCCTACCACCGGGATCACACTGCCGTTTGTAAGTTACGGAGGTACGTCGATCCTCTTTCTTATGATAGAAATGGGAATTGCCCTGAGCGTATCAAAACAGATAAAATTTGAAACCTAG
- a CDS encoding DUF6783 domain-containing protein: MDSVNAARCASLVDSKFPVKCDAQPAESIFQTRSRQNRKSILPQAFPVSCHTCSIFRFQI, encoded by the coding sequence ATCGATTCGGTCAACGCAGCCCGCTGCGCCTCCCTTGTCGACTCAAAATTTCCCGTAAAATGTGACGCACAGCCTGCCGAAAGCATTTTTCAGACACGCTCCAGGCAAAACAGGAAATCTATACTTCCACAAGCATTCCCTGTATCTTGTCATACCTGCAGTATTTTCCGTTTTCAGATATGA
- a CDS encoding ACT domain-containing protein: MTVKQISVFVENKPGMLAELANALNENKINMRALSLAETKDFGIIRLILDDPFNAVRVLKDCGYICSITKVLAIAISNKPGSLGKVMQILGDNQINVEYTYAFTAGVKDKACMILRVGDNEKAIEALTKNGVKPLCQDDLDELYK; the protein is encoded by the coding sequence ATGACAGTAAAACAGATTTCTGTATTTGTGGAAAATAAACCGGGTATGCTGGCAGAGCTGGCGAATGCTCTGAATGAAAATAAAATAAATATGAGGGCATTGTCTCTGGCTGAGACAAAGGATTTTGGCATCATCCGCCTGATCTTGGATGACCCGTTCAATGCAGTCCGGGTTTTGAAAGACTGTGGCTACATATGTTCCATCACAAAGGTATTGGCGATTGCCATTTCTAATAAGCCTGGAAGTCTCGGAAAAGTTATGCAGATATTGGGTGACAACCAGATCAATGTGGAATACACCTATGCATTCACTGCAGGCGTGAAAGATAAGGCATGTATGATCTTAAGAGTGGGAGACAATGAAAAAGCAATTGAGGCCCTGACAAAGAACGGTGTTAAGCCCCTCTGCCAGGACGATTTAGATGAGCTGTACAAATAA
- a CDS encoding glycerophosphodiester phosphodiesterase, translated as MKQIFRSMWRAVKKNMISLLLFETGYRTASFLLVMHAVSAAVNYSLKAQNFSYLTAENYLKFLASPLSVVLLLGILILILLLFLIEISALLSCFRHSYQGRKIYTSDMLIEGVKRSWDFLKNSHISWFWCIILAAPFLSMYFLIREISYIRVLEFTARQIYKVVSPHWILYGLLGTILLVSFLFIFSLPYCLLEEQKSVKGMKDGLRLLKKQWKKTLLGFILLHIGMLVFIGVVYVLVLAGMTGIAMFTKSGTSVVSTVLVYSSWIDMALGIFAGAVQLICSLAFVYVIYARFHVQPQTEAAMEAIIRNHIWFSRVGRRKIAAVLTLILLIGEGAYLVVLASSHDSAVNSLLTTMGVTAHRGGALMAPENTISSLGYTIDSGADFAEIDVQETQDGELVLLHDNSLKRTAGVNKNVWEMNYAEIEKLDAGSSFHKKFRGEKIPTLDEVLKFCKGRLDLNIEIKYNGKNKGIVKKVVRVIEQNGFEDHCVITSMNYGFLQQVKKANPNIRTGYIMTMTYGSISRITAADFFSVKYTYIDEEFVREAHSLGKEVHAWTVNYRGDIKRMMDVGVDNIITDNPVLVRKVMNRESETETGFWELMKYALRI; from the coding sequence ATGAAGCAGATTTTCAGAAGTATGTGGAGAGCAGTAAAAAAGAATATGATCAGTCTATTGCTTTTTGAGACAGGCTACAGAACGGCCTCTTTTCTATTGGTCATGCATGCTGTCTCCGCTGCGGTCAACTACTCTTTGAAAGCGCAGAATTTCAGTTATCTGACTGCTGAAAACTATTTAAAATTTCTTGCAAGTCCTCTGTCAGTTGTGCTGCTTTTGGGGATTTTAATACTTATCCTACTGCTGTTTCTGATAGAGATCTCAGCTCTTTTGTCTTGTTTCAGACATTCCTATCAGGGGCGGAAAATCTATACCAGTGATATGCTCATTGAAGGTGTGAAGCGGTCCTGGGATTTCCTTAAAAACAGTCATATATCCTGGTTTTGGTGCATTATTCTGGCAGCGCCTTTTTTGTCCATGTATTTTCTCATCCGGGAAATTTCCTATATCAGAGTATTGGAATTTACAGCCAGGCAGATTTATAAGGTTGTCAGTCCCCATTGGATTTTATATGGGCTTTTGGGAACCATACTGTTGGTTTCGTTTTTATTTATATTTTCCCTGCCCTATTGTCTTCTGGAGGAGCAGAAGAGCGTCAAGGGAATGAAAGACGGTCTCAGGCTGTTGAAAAAGCAGTGGAAAAAGACACTTCTCGGGTTTATTCTGCTCCATATAGGAATGCTGGTATTTATCGGTGTGGTATATGTGCTGGTGCTGGCAGGGATGACTGGGATTGCCATGTTTACAAAATCAGGTACCTCTGTGGTCAGCACAGTCCTTGTATACAGTAGTTGGATTGATATGGCACTGGGGATATTTGCCGGTGCAGTGCAGCTGATCTGCAGTCTGGCGTTTGTGTATGTGATATATGCCAGATTTCATGTGCAGCCCCAGACAGAGGCTGCCATGGAGGCGATCATTCGGAACCACATTTGGTTTTCAAGGGTGGGCAGACGGAAAATAGCGGCAGTCCTCACCTTGATACTGCTTATCGGAGAAGGGGCGTATCTTGTGGTCCTGGCCTCATCACACGACAGCGCGGTGAACAGCCTGCTGACTACCATGGGAGTCACAGCCCATCGGGGCGGTGCATTGATGGCGCCGGAAAATACCATAAGTTCTCTTGGATATACCATAGACAGTGGTGCGGATTTTGCGGAAATTGACGTACAGGAGACACAAGACGGGGAATTGGTGCTGCTTCATGACAATTCCCTGAAGCGGACAGCCGGTGTCAATAAAAATGTGTGGGAGATGAACTATGCGGAAATTGAAAAACTGGATGCCGGTTCTAGTTTCCACAAAAAGTTCAGAGGTGAAAAAATCCCCACTCTGGACGAGGTTTTAAAATTTTGTAAAGGAAGACTGGACTTAAATATAGAGATTAAGTATAATGGTAAAAATAAGGGCATTGTAAAAAAGGTGGTCAGAGTGATTGAGCAGAATGGATTTGAGGATCACTGTGTCATCACGTCCATGAATTATGGATTTCTTCAGCAGGTGAAAAAGGCAAATCCCAATATCAGAACCGGTTATATCATGACCATGACATACGGAAGCATCTCCAGGATCACAGCGGCAGATTTTTTCAGTGTAAAGTACACATATATTGATGAAGAATTTGTCAGGGAGGCCCATTCTTTAGGTAAAGAGGTCCATGCATGGACAGTCAATTACCGCGGTGATATCAAGCGCATGATGGATGTGGGTGTGGACAATATCATTACCGATAATCCAGTCCTGGTGCGTAAAGTAATGAACCGGGAAAGTGAGACGGAGACAGGTTTTTGGGAGCTTATGAAATATGCCCTTAGAATATAA